From Granulicella sp. WH15, the proteins below share one genomic window:
- a CDS encoding efflux RND transporter periplasmic adaptor subunit: MTQQIENQPSEQRQGIPSGTKVTITGAFALLLVLLAVGIIPRLGRQRAALAAVNESTVTHPIVSVVHPKQGEPTSELLLPGNIQPLYSASVYARVDGYVDRRNVDIGAKVKAGQVLAVISAPEVDQQLLQARATLAQSQATLQQAKASLEQAKANAELTRLTRERDLPLGEEHAISQQIVDEAVQSHNARVADVAAANANITAAEANVTANRANVARLEQTQGFERVVAPFDGVITERNVERGDLVGAGGASASKPLFSIAQSGTLRIQVDVPQSQAVNIQDGQKATVDVKERLGREYVGTVVRSASSLDSAARTMLTEVQLDNRDGSLLPGMYAQIKFTLAEKRASYIIPTSALVIDRAGMHVVTVASNSTVHFVPVTIGRDMGIQVEILNGLTGSEALVASPSDLLNEGQHVEVR; this comes from the coding sequence ATGACACAGCAGATTGAAAACCAACCCAGCGAACAAAGACAGGGCATTCCTTCCGGAACAAAAGTAACCATTACAGGAGCATTTGCTCTGCTGCTGGTTCTGCTTGCCGTGGGTATCATCCCGCGTCTCGGACGTCAGCGAGCTGCGCTGGCCGCGGTGAATGAGTCTACTGTTACGCATCCCATTGTCTCGGTTGTTCATCCGAAGCAAGGGGAGCCTACTTCGGAGTTGTTGCTGCCGGGTAATATTCAGCCGCTCTATAGCGCGAGTGTTTATGCGCGGGTGGATGGCTATGTTGACCGTCGCAATGTTGACATTGGTGCGAAGGTGAAGGCTGGCCAAGTGCTGGCTGTTATCTCTGCGCCGGAGGTCGATCAGCAGCTCTTGCAGGCGCGGGCTACACTGGCGCAATCGCAGGCTACATTGCAGCAGGCTAAGGCTTCGCTGGAGCAGGCGAAGGCGAATGCTGAGCTTACGCGGTTGACTCGGGAGAGGGATCTTCCGCTTGGGGAGGAGCACGCTATCTCGCAGCAGATTGTGGATGAGGCTGTGCAGTCGCACAATGCGCGTGTGGCGGATGTGGCGGCGGCGAATGCCAATATTACTGCTGCTGAGGCAAATGTGACCGCGAACCGTGCCAATGTGGCGCGGCTGGAGCAGACGCAGGGCTTTGAGCGGGTTGTGGCTCCGTTCGATGGTGTGATTACTGAGCGCAATGTTGAACGTGGAGACCTTGTGGGTGCTGGTGGTGCCTCTGCCAGTAAGCCGCTCTTCTCTATCGCACAGAGTGGGACGCTGCGGATTCAGGTGGATGTGCCGCAGTCGCAGGCTGTCAATATTCAGGATGGCCAGAAGGCTACGGTCGATGTGAAGGAACGGCTTGGCCGTGAGTACGTTGGGACCGTGGTGCGCAGCGCCAGCTCGCTGGATAGCGCAGCGCGTACGATGCTCACCGAGGTGCAGCTCGATAACCGCGATGGATCGCTGCTGCCGGGGATGTATGCGCAGATCAAGTTCACGCTGGCGGAGAAGCGTGCTTCGTACATCATTCCTACGAGTGCTCTTGTGATTGATCGGGCGGGAATGCACGTAGTGACGGTTGCCAGCAATAGCACTGTTCACTTTGTGCCGGTCACGATTGGACGCGATATGGGGATACAGGTCGAGATCCTTAATGGGCTGACGGGTTCTGAGGCGCTTGTGGCCAGCCCCAGCGACCTGCTGAATGAAGGCCAGCATGTTGAGGTTCGGTAA
- a CDS encoding metalloregulator ArsR/SmtB family transcription factor, giving the protein MGRITDVEVAQIGKALGDPNRLAIYTQIAQHDELFCGEMHAKHIISPATLSHHLRVLHDLGLITSRKDGLNVFYRVVPERFAEYIKYLTQVGPKSV; this is encoded by the coding sequence ATGGGAAGAATTACGGACGTCGAGGTCGCGCAGATCGGCAAGGCACTGGGAGACCCCAACCGTCTCGCCATCTACACGCAGATCGCACAGCATGACGAGCTCTTCTGCGGCGAGATGCACGCCAAGCACATCATCTCTCCCGCCACACTCTCGCATCACTTGAGGGTGCTGCACGACCTCGGCCTCATCACCTCTCGCAAGGACGGCCTCAACGTCTTCTATCGCGTCGTCCCCGAGAGATTCGCCGAGTACATCAAATACCTGACGCAGGTAGGACCAAAGTCTGTATAA
- a CDS encoding sorbosone dehydrogenase yields MSLVRGGVVAAGVFFLTSAVSFAAAPPACDSDNGGLKLPPGFCAQVVADGLGAARHAVVAPNGDLYVALMDGGVVGLHDGDGDGRFEVKEKFGTVSATGIALRNGYLWVAHPTVIERYKMTPGQLKPSGEAEVVVDGLPTEHEHRDKGLTFDGKGSFFINVGSPSNACQSKDRQQGIVGQDPCPILELHGGVWRFDETKLHQKQADGEKYVTGLRQEPAIAWHDGAVYITMNSRDQMDTLWPGKFDSTENAMRPAEPMYRGVKGSNFGWPYCYFDYGQQKLLLNPEYGGDGKTVGRCSAFALPVATFPAHWAPVDMIFYSSVKSAYAFPEHYREGAFIAFHGSWNRAPLPQEPANVTFQPFAHGKPAGKYEIFASGFAGKDPLMNPSDALARADGVAEAPDGTLFITESQKGKVWHVFYTGKK; encoded by the coding sequence ATGAGCTTAGTTCGAGGGGGAGTTGTAGCAGCGGGAGTGTTCTTTCTGACCAGTGCGGTATCGTTCGCGGCGGCTCCGCCAGCCTGCGACAGCGATAACGGAGGGCTCAAGCTGCCGCCGGGATTTTGCGCGCAGGTGGTGGCGGATGGGTTGGGCGCGGCGAGACATGCGGTGGTGGCTCCGAATGGCGACCTGTATGTGGCGCTGATGGATGGCGGTGTCGTCGGGCTGCATGATGGTGATGGCGACGGCAGGTTTGAGGTGAAGGAGAAGTTTGGCACGGTGAGCGCGACGGGGATTGCGTTGCGCAACGGATACCTGTGGGTGGCGCATCCGACCGTGATTGAGCGATACAAGATGACGCCGGGGCAGTTGAAGCCGAGTGGGGAGGCGGAGGTGGTTGTAGATGGGCTGCCGACCGAGCATGAACATCGAGATAAAGGTCTGACCTTTGATGGTAAGGGCTCGTTCTTTATCAATGTCGGCTCGCCCTCGAATGCTTGTCAGTCGAAGGATCGGCAGCAGGGAATTGTGGGACAGGACCCATGCCCGATTCTTGAGCTGCATGGCGGGGTGTGGCGGTTCGATGAGACGAAGCTGCACCAGAAACAGGCGGATGGAGAGAAGTATGTGACTGGGCTGCGGCAGGAGCCGGCGATTGCCTGGCATGATGGTGCGGTCTACATTACGATGAACAGCCGCGACCAGATGGATACGCTGTGGCCGGGGAAGTTCGACTCCACCGAGAATGCGATGCGGCCTGCGGAGCCGATGTATCGTGGGGTGAAGGGGAGTAACTTCGGCTGGCCCTACTGCTACTTCGATTATGGACAGCAGAAGTTGCTGCTGAATCCGGAGTATGGCGGCGATGGGAAGACTGTTGGGCGGTGCAGTGCGTTTGCGCTGCCGGTGGCGACCTTTCCTGCTCACTGGGCTCCGGTGGACATGATCTTCTATAGCTCGGTGAAGAGTGCTTATGCGTTTCCGGAGCACTATCGCGAAGGGGCGTTCATTGCGTTTCATGGATCGTGGAATCGGGCTCCGCTGCCGCAAGAGCCAGCGAATGTGACCTTTCAACCGTTCGCGCATGGCAAGCCTGCGGGTAAGTATGAGATCTTTGCCAGTGGTTTTGCGGGGAAAGATCCGCTGATGAATCCCTCGGATGCGTTGGCGAGGGCAGACGGCGTGGCTGAGGCTCCCGATGGGACGCTCTTTATTACGGAAAGCCAGAAGGGGAAGGTTTGGCACGTCTTTTATACCGGTAAGAAGTAA
- a CDS encoding efflux RND transporter permease subunit, which translates to MWIVRLALNKPYTFIVASILILVLGFSSIATTPTDIFPNIDIPVVTVIWSYSGLPAKEMEERVTTFSEFVMAVVNDVKSIDSQTTSGASVIKISFQPQVRIDAAVSQVGAAVNSIRFRMPAGVNPPWILRFSASTVPIIQLALSSDTLSESEIYDYGLFRIRQQLTTVPGTLLPTPYGGVARQIMVDLDQNALLAKGLTPIDVTAAINAQNVTLPSGTAKVGNSEYTVSTNSSPVDALMLNDVPIKTVNGSLVYMRDIAHVRDGWSVQQNVARANGKPAALLAIMKTGSVSTLDIVNQIKNDVLPASRAAAPKGLKITELFDQSVFVKASIVGVLREGAIAASLTALMILLFLGSWRSTLIIAISIPLSILSSIIVLSAMGETMNTMTLGGLALAIGILVDDATVTIENIHRHMDSQPLREAVLIGASEIATPTLVSTLTICIVFVSVVFLTGPAKFLFTPMALAVVFAMLASYVLSRTLVPVLVNFLLGAEHSFEGHPEGDFTVDVLNHAPRSIFGRINDRFNEGYLWVQSRYTHALEAVLGNRKTALIASIAIMSTAFVLLPFVGRDFFPSVDAGQIKLHIRARPGTRIESTKVIFSQVEDQIRKAIPANEIELITDNIGLTPETFNYAFGDGATISSADGEVLIALNSEHHGPTQEYVKELRSQLQRQFPDLTFFFQPADMVTQILNFGLPAPIDVQVQGYDPGNYEIARHLRERLATVPGAVDVHMHQVVDAPDLHLDIDRVRAAQFGLTQQDVANSLYISLSSSAAVQPNFWLDPKMGITYTVAAQTPQYNIDSINAIQNTPIPIHTLANRTEVLGNMATLSPAVLPVVINHHNGAPVFDIFANTQDSDLGSVAAKVNKIVKEESKSLPPGTKIVVRGQVESMNEAFNRLGLGLTFAALLVYLLMVVNYQSWLDPFIIICALPGAFCGIVWALFLTQTTFNVPSLMGAIMSIGVATANSILLVTFANELRLKGMAPLEAAVTAGYTRLRPIIMTAFAMIIGMLPMALGIGEGGEQNAPLARAVIGGLGVATFATLFFVPLMFTLIHGRNASTTQEAA; encoded by the coding sequence ATGTGGATCGTACGACTTGCTCTCAACAAACCTTACACCTTTATTGTAGCTTCGATCCTGATTCTGGTACTGGGCTTCAGTTCGATCGCTACGACGCCGACGGATATCTTTCCGAATATTGATATCCCGGTGGTCACGGTGATCTGGTCTTACTCCGGGCTGCCCGCGAAGGAGATGGAGGAGAGGGTGACTACCTTCAGCGAGTTTGTGATGGCCGTCGTGAATGACGTGAAGTCCATCGACTCGCAGACGACCAGCGGTGCCAGTGTTATTAAGATTTCGTTTCAACCACAGGTGCGGATTGACGCTGCGGTGTCGCAGGTGGGAGCGGCGGTTAACTCGATTCGGTTTCGGATGCCGGCGGGTGTCAATCCGCCGTGGATTCTGCGTTTCAGTGCTTCGACAGTGCCGATTATTCAGCTTGCGCTCTCGAGCGACACGCTCTCGGAGTCGGAGATTTATGACTACGGGCTCTTCCGGATTCGCCAGCAGCTAACGACGGTTCCGGGGACTTTGTTGCCTACTCCGTATGGCGGTGTGGCGCGGCAGATCATGGTGGATCTCGACCAGAATGCTCTGCTGGCGAAGGGGCTGACTCCGATTGATGTGACTGCGGCTATTAATGCTCAGAACGTTACGCTGCCGTCAGGTACGGCCAAGGTTGGCAATAGCGAATATACCGTCAGTACGAACTCTAGCCCTGTCGATGCGCTGATGTTGAATGATGTGCCGATTAAGACGGTCAATGGATCGCTGGTCTATATGCGGGATATCGCGCATGTTAGGGATGGTTGGTCGGTGCAGCAGAATGTGGCGAGAGCGAATGGGAAGCCTGCCGCGCTGCTGGCGATTATGAAGACGGGCTCTGTCTCGACGTTAGATATCGTCAACCAGATCAAGAACGATGTGCTGCCTGCGTCGCGTGCGGCTGCTCCTAAGGGGCTGAAGATTACGGAGTTGTTTGACCAGTCGGTCTTTGTGAAGGCTTCTATTGTCGGGGTGTTGCGCGAGGGGGCCATTGCGGCGAGTTTGACTGCGTTGATGATTCTGCTCTTCCTGGGGAGTTGGCGCAGCACCTTGATTATTGCGATCTCGATTCCGCTCTCCATTCTTAGCTCGATCATTGTGCTGAGTGCGATGGGCGAGACGATGAATACGATGACGCTGGGTGGGCTTGCGCTGGCTATCGGCATCCTGGTGGATGATGCGACGGTGACGATTGAGAATATTCACCGCCACATGGACTCGCAGCCGCTGAGAGAGGCTGTGCTGATTGGAGCGTCGGAGATTGCGACGCCTACGCTGGTTTCGACGCTGACGATCTGTATTGTCTTTGTGTCGGTTGTCTTTTTGACGGGGCCTGCGAAGTTTCTCTTTACGCCGATGGCGTTGGCGGTTGTGTTTGCCATGCTCGCGTCTTATGTTTTGTCGAGAACGCTGGTGCCGGTGCTGGTGAACTTCTTGCTTGGCGCTGAGCATAGCTTTGAAGGGCATCCCGAGGGAGACTTCACTGTCGATGTTTTGAATCATGCTCCGCGCTCTATCTTTGGACGGATCAACGATCGGTTCAATGAAGGGTATCTCTGGGTGCAGAGCCGCTACACTCATGCTCTTGAAGCTGTTCTAGGGAATCGAAAGACGGCGTTGATTGCTTCGATTGCGATTATGTCCACGGCGTTCGTTCTGCTGCCTTTTGTGGGGCGGGACTTCTTTCCTTCGGTTGATGCGGGACAGATTAAGTTACATATAAGGGCTCGGCCAGGGACGCGCATCGAGAGCACCAAGGTAATTTTCAGCCAGGTGGAAGATCAGATTCGTAAGGCGATTCCTGCGAATGAGATCGAGTTGATTACCGACAACATCGGGCTTACACCTGAGACCTTCAACTATGCCTTCGGGGATGGTGCGACTATCAGCAGCGCCGATGGCGAGGTGTTGATCGCGCTCAACAGCGAGCATCATGGGCCAACGCAGGAGTATGTGAAAGAGCTGCGGTCTCAGTTGCAGAGGCAGTTTCCGGATCTCACGTTCTTCTTCCAGCCTGCGGATATGGTCACGCAGATTCTGAACTTTGGACTGCCTGCGCCGATTGATGTTCAGGTACAGGGGTATGATCCGGGGAACTATGAGATTGCACGCCATCTGCGTGAGCGGCTGGCCACGGTGCCGGGTGCTGTCGATGTGCATATGCACCAGGTTGTAGATGCTCCCGATCTTCATCTTGATATTGATCGTGTGCGCGCGGCGCAGTTTGGTTTGACCCAGCAGGATGTGGCGAACAGCTTGTATATCTCGCTCAGCTCGAGTGCTGCGGTGCAGCCGAATTTCTGGCTCGATCCGAAGATGGGGATCACCTATACGGTTGCGGCGCAGACTCCGCAGTACAACATAGACTCCATCAACGCGATACAGAATACACCGATCCCGATTCATACTCTGGCGAATCGTACTGAGGTGCTGGGCAATATGGCGACGCTGTCTCCTGCTGTGCTGCCTGTCGTGATTAATCACCATAACGGTGCGCCGGTCTTCGATATCTTCGCGAATACGCAGGATAGCGATCTTGGATCGGTGGCGGCGAAGGTCAACAAGATCGTGAAGGAGGAGAGCAAGTCTCTGCCTCCAGGGACGAAGATTGTTGTTCGTGGCCAGGTGGAGAGTATGAATGAGGCGTTCAATCGTCTTGGCCTCGGGCTTACCTTTGCGGCGTTGCTGGTCTATCTGCTGATGGTCGTGAATTACCAGAGCTGGCTCGATCCATTCATTATTATCTGCGCACTGCCGGGGGCGTTCTGCGGTATTGTTTGGGCTCTCTTTCTTACGCAGACTACCTTCAATGTGCCTAGCTTGATGGGTGCGATCATGTCTATCGGTGTGGCTACGGCTAACTCGATTCTGCTGGTCACCTTTGCCAATGAGTTGCGTTTGAAGGGCATGGCTCCGCTTGAAGCTGCGGTGACAGCGGGTTATACGCGTCTGCGGCCGATCATTATGACTGCGTTCGCCATGATTATCGGCATGTTGCCGATGGCGCTTGGCATCGGTGAGGGAGGCGAGCAGAATGCTCCGCTCGCCCGGGCAGTTATCGGTGGCCTCGGCGTCGCAACTTTTGCCACACTCTTCTTCGTTCCCTTGATGTTTACCTTGATCCATGGAAGAAACGCCAGCACGACCCAGGAGGCCGCATGA